In the genome of Candoia aspera isolate rCanAsp1 chromosome 4, rCanAsp1.hap2, whole genome shotgun sequence, the window CCAAAAGCTGATGCTGGATAGAAAATGAAAGTGTAGTGGAACAACTTCAATTGGAAGAGAAAATCACcgcacagggctgttgttgtggtggaaataggaggcaagagtattaAGTAAGTTTGCCAAATTGAGTTAAAAAAGATGGGGATTattatgataatgataataaattaGACCTTGTCACCACACATGGAGGAGAATTTTCAGCTGATTTGTCTATTTTTCTGCTTCTACCAGTTTTATTGTGACTGTTTTATTTTCCAACATGTTATATTGAATTGTTAGAGTACTGCAATTCACTTTTAAGGAGTGGCATGCAAAattgtaaagtaagtaaataaatgcaggGTGCCTCATTGGGGAGGGAGATCAGACCGTTAGGAAAAACTTCCATTTCAGCAGCTGCCCTGCTAGATTTGTGGAAAGCAACAGGGAAATGCAGCACTTAATATGCTTGCTGATGAAATGCAGAACAATATCTAACTAGATAAAGGGTCTTTGCTACACATTGAAAGATAGatttaaagaagaagaacaaatcagttttagaaactTATTTCAAAACTAAAAGCTTGGATACAGCAACCTTTATTTCCTTATTCCTCATGCTGTAGATCACTGGGCTCATCATGGGTGGAACCACTGAGTATATGACAGCAAACACTATATTGGTTTGTGAGGAGACATGAGGTATTGGTCTCAAGTACACAAGCATTCCAGTGAACAGGAACATTGAGAAAACAATGAGATGAGGAATGCATGTGGAAAAAAGCCTTTTGTCTTCCTTTGGATGAGGGCATTCGAAGCACTGTTATGAAGATCTGCACATAAGTCACAACTACAAACAGAAAGCAGCCAAATGCTATGGTAACacttaaaataagaaatacatgTTCAACTAGATATAAATTAGAGCATGAAATTTTTAGCAGCTGTGGAAGCTCACAGAAAAACTGGTCAACTACATTGGAACAGAGTCATGGCAAAGGTTGTGCCAGTGTGCAAGATGGCATGAAGAAGTCCACTGAGCCATGCACTTCCTGCCATCTGGATGCAGGCTGCTTTGTTCATAATTACCTCATATCTGAGGGGATTACAGATGGCAATGTATCGGTCATGAGCCATGACCGTGAGAAGAGCATAATCAGAAGAtgcaaagaggaggaagagagaatctTGAAAGACACAACCAACGTATGAAATCAACCTGGTGTTCCTGAGGGAATTTGACATGGATTTGGGTATGGTGACAGAAACAGATCCAAGATCAGTAATGGCTAAGTTCATGAGGAAAAAGTACATGGGGGTATGAAGTCGGTGATCAAGAATGACTGCAGAAATAATGATGAAGTTTCCTGAAATGGCAGctaagtagaaaaacagaaatacaacaAATTGTGAAATCTGCATTGCACGGACATCCGAGAACTCCAACAGCAGAAATTCTGTCATAGAAGTTTGGTTGGACATGTCTTTCATTACTCAGTTTTAAATTATAGTATAGTCTCTGAAgggtaaaaagaagaagaaaaaaaacaggaaaaaatagaaaatttttTTCATCTTAACTTATTTAGATATTTGAACTTTTTTCACATGAACTAGAAAATTATCTGAAGAGTCATAgttcaaagataaaataaatgttcctCATCCTCATAGATGCCCTCTATTAGAATTTACTTATCCTGGCACTTACTGATCCCTGAAGGAGCCAGTGGAGCTTGGAAGAATTGCAAGACTGTAATCCAGTGTCTATTTTCTCTCTGAATTTGGAGTTCTGTCTTTGAATTACAGTATATGTTCCACAAACCAAAGAATTGCAGCTATAATAAACATTTTATGGGAACATGATTTTCAATCCATCCTTTCTGATTTTGTATTTGGATTCATGCCATTGCATCCCATTAACAATTGTGACAGAAttgtgaacaacaacaacaaaattagaagatgatgatgatgatgatgatgatgatgatgatgacgatgatgatgatgatcattgaAACAATAACAACAAGAAACCAATCATGATGGttaagataaagataaaatattgtcaatttgtgtgtttttaattatGCTGATCATCATAAAAAAATATTACATCTTCCAAATATGGAGGTCATAATAGAGTCCTTACAACTCTGTGCAATAAGTCAGTGTTGATAAAACTATATAACATTTGGGAAAAGACTGAGAGGGAAGGATTGTAACTCCTCTAATATTTGAGATGAGTCTAGAGCTTATGTTTTTAACTACTAGGATACCCCATAACTATCTTTCTAACAACTGACATGAGAaggagtaaagaaaaataaattataaatgaaaCAGCATATTAGAAAACTGATGAGACAATTTAAAAATACTTACTACTTTATTTCTGTGTATTGGTCTAAAATCTTCAGTCTAAAATGTGCACAAAGATATTAGAAATGTAATTTCATCTCCTATTTCTGAGCCAGGCACAGCAGCATGCAATATATCACTGGAAAAAGAGGGGGATTTATTAATGTCTCTTTAGAGATTAGTGCTCTCAAGAGTCAAAAACAGTTGATCAGAAGAACTGGAAATGTAGCTTCACATCAAACTTTTAAGTGATGGTAGGTAAGCTGTGCTTAGATACAAGACAACATAGATTTATGCAGGCTGGCAAAAAATATGTCACTCATTGTCTCATCTCTGATTATTTTTTGGATGATCAGAGTGGTATATCTGCATGTTTCTGTTTTCATGCAGCATGTAGAGAATAGTGAACTCTGGTTGTTTTTCTCCCTATTTAGTCCACAGTAAtgataatttgattttaaaagattttaaaagagagGGAACAAATGTTCAACTTTgcttaactcttttttttaaatgaatattgacaaaaaaaaatattgaatgtgGTCTATCTGCATGTTTCTGTTTTCATGTAGCATTACGACCATGTCGAGAATAGTGACCTCTGGTTGTTTTTCTGCCTATTTAATCCATAGTCTCTCCCACAATATTGACCTGAATACAATATAAAGGGTTTCTTGTACCAGAATGGAATGTTTTCAGCCAAATGGACCAGTATAACACATGACCAAAAGTTAACTGGTTGGGTCTAAAGCCAGTTTTCTCCTTGGCCAGAAGAAAAATCCTGTGAAGATTATTCCAGGAAGCTAATAGATCAAATCTCTTGGATTCATtcagattttaactccagctggGCAGATCCTTTGCTTGTCATATGGGAAGACTTTGAGCCTGTCAATCTATAAGACATGGATCTCAAAGCATTTAGTTCTACCACCAGTATATTAGATCCTTGCTCCTGAAGGCTTCCTAGGAAGTGATAAATACTGTAGCTTGAGACAAGCAGTGACTAATTCATCCTTGGGTGAGGGGACTGTCCGAGTTGCCTAGAACAAAATGGTGGTATACCCCTTTTTCTGAACCATTGCTAGGCCCAGCAACATTGAATAATTTTTACCTggctccaacctcccctttttgtagAAGGTTTTGAGAAGGGAGTAGtgagggttaggattagggttaaagTTTTGCCCTCTTTGGGTAAGCacattatctggacccttttcaatcaGGCTTTAGGTCCATGTACAGAACTGGGATGACACTGATCACATTTGTGAATGACCGCTCCAGGAACCAGGATAGGGGATGTATAACATAGGGTGCAGCAGGGTCTCCCAGGGGCATTTGATCCAATAATGATAGTATACTTCTTGAGTGAGGGGCACTTTATTGTGATGGTTGTCCTAGTTCTTGTGGGGCCTGTTACAATCTTGGTTGGTAAGATAGAGAGGTCTGTGTTGGTAGAATAGAGAAGTCTCAGATCCCTACTATATGAACCTTGGCACACTTCCACTCCTATTTAGCATTTCTatgaggcagctgggtgaagtaATCTGTTGAAACTGATTCAAGTATGATTAGTATatagattatataaattataGCCAGCCCTATATCTCAACCTTGGGTTAGCAAGCTCCCAGTAACTGGAGGCTGTAAGTTTTTTGGATTGGGAGAAATAGGCTGAGGCTCACCTCTTGCAAGACTGAGTGGCCCTGCTTTCAAGGACCTCCTGATCACAAGGATTTACCATGATTAATTCTCAACAGGGCTGTACTTCTCCCAGTAGCATGCACTGTAATTTGTGATTCTCCTGAGCTCCTGCTCAGCtatggccaggaagacctttgcacaaATCTACCTTATGTATCAATTAATCCTCtcttggatcaggaagcccttttcACAGCCATTCATATCCTAGTCACTTTATGTTTAGACTATTGCAATATATTTTACACAGGCCTATCCTTGAAGACCACATGGAAGCTACCATTGGTCCAAAAAGTGGCCATACCAGCAATCAGGGGGGTTTCTTGCTTTGCCCATGTAATATGCCTGTTCACATGACCTGTACTAGGTACCCCTGgattctgggtgcagttcaaggtgttggttgccACACATAAAGCCTGACCTGCCTTTAGACCTGGTTACTGTAAGGACTACCTTTCTTCTGTTATTTCTGCCCAAGCAGTAAGAAAAGTTGGTACACTCCAAAACCCAACTCTAAACCCTTGTTATTCTGTGGGATCTAGGAGGCATGCCTACTTTGTAGTTCTGCCTGCACTGTGGAACAGTGTCCCTCCTGTTTGAAAAGTCGGACCTTTCTGGTTTTCATAAAGCTAAGGAAACTGGGCTTTTCCAGCAGGCCCTGTGGTGGGATGATTCCCTGGTAGTCTATCCTGATAGCTTAATACATTTGAAATGGCTATGCTCCACAAGGAATCACTTCAGTATCTATtattcctgcttttcttttttctgttgaaatagcaaaaagatagataaaaagaaaaaaaaaagaaatgacctCAAACCAAGAAGTCTTGAAAGAGCAACTTTAATGTCATTGTTTCTCATGGTATAGATTAATGGATTCATCATGAATGGAATAATGGAATACATAATCGCAATTATAAAGTCAAGGTGATGTGGATTGTCAGGGAGtgagtttggtgcagtggttaaggtgccggcCTAGAACCCTGAaaactgagttctaggcctggcTTAGGCAAGAAATTCAGCTctgtgactttgggcaagtcactctctcagccctaggaaggaggaaatggtaaaccacttctgaaatcttgccaagaaaactgctggaactagtccaggcagttgccaaggttcagacaCGTttgaacagcaaaaaagaaaacaaaacaaaacaaaacctgtgaTATAAGGATAGTGACTCCAACCATGTTTGCTAAGGAATATGGGTAAACAAATTATCATTCATGCATCACACTTGTAAGGAAACATGGTATGAGGCTGCATCACACAAAACAAAATAAGTTGCATGACAAATTAAGCCACTGCAGTTAGTTTCTATGAATCTCTGCAGGTTTATTTGATTTAAAACTTCAACCCGGGAAAAATTCCAATTCAGAAACATATTTCTCAACATATTCAACTCATTATTACTAATAACTCACATATTGAGCAATAATTATTGGTTTAATTAATATCTTAACCATAATGTGGAAACTGCTTAGACATCAAAGCAGTCTAcagatattaataaataatactaaattGTCAAATATCAAAACACTAATAAAAAGTAATGGTGAGCAGATAACTTTTAATAAGTTTCTTATTTGTCCAGCCAAGCatttctgatttattaggaagTCCACAAAAGTAATCATACAATTTTGTAAATATTTCTCATATggaaactataaatataaattgcagcattcagctttaaaaaaaccaaaaaacctaAATTTAGATTACTTTCAAATTCATTTCACGAATCCTTTCTCTTAATATATACGGTTTCATGTTTCTTCAAACATTTGTGTTTGAAATATGTAAGGATTCATTCAGTCCAATATTTAGTATCATTTAGTTCTAATTTCGTATCTTTCAATTAACTCTTATTATCAGAGTGGTTGTTCTGAAGATTATCTCTGAAGCTGAAATATCAAGAAAAGACAGACCTTTCAGTCAAATTACGTTAACAGAGAGAACAGATTGGTTGAGTGGTTGTAAGTTCTAGATCAGACGCTGGGAGTCCATGAGTCATAGACCTCCCTTATCCcaggaagccagctggttgactgtGGCCAGATGCTCTCACATAGCCCTAGAGAAAAGgtactggcaaaccacttttgaaaacgTTGCCACGAAAATTGTGCAGATTTGTTCTTGGTGTCACCTGGAGTCTGGGTCACAACAAAAATCTTAATAGAGATCGTCTCAATcacataaatgaacaaacaactgTTCTAAAGTAAGGTAATATGCATGAAAGTGGGAAGTGGTTACACAGGATTGTACCCTATgtctgctttttctctttccagttgatttttttttaaggtaaatgAACAGTTCATACTTCTTTAAAATGACATAATCTCAGACCAACAAATCTTGAAAAAGCAGCTTTGATCTTCTTGTTTCTGATGCTATAGATTAATGGATTCAACATGGATGGAATAATGGAATACATAATTGTAATTATGAAGTCAGGATATGATGGACTGTCAGATATGGGCCTTAAGTAAGCAAAGCAACCAGTAAACATGAATAGGGAGAAGACGATAAGGTGTGGTAGACAAGTGGAAaaggcctttttccttccttgaacAGAAGGAATTCTCAGTACAGCAGAGAAGATCTGCACGTAGGTAACAATAACAAAGACAAAACAACCAATTCCTAAAGTAGAATTGAACATTACAATACCAATTTCAGCTCCATATAAACCAGGGCAGGCAATCTTAAGTAAATATGGAACTTTGCAGTAGAACTGATTGATAATATTAGAGCAGAAAGGAATAGTGAATGTTGCAGTAGTGTGTAATATAGCATTGACAAAGCTGGCAGTCCATGCACTGCCAATCATTTTGGTACAGGCCTTCCTGTTCATTATCATTTCATATCGTAATGGATTACAAATGGCAATATATCGATCATACGCCATGACAGTAAGGAGGGAAACATCACAggtcaggaagaagaaaaagaatagaaactgAGCAACACATCCAGAATAGGAAATATACTTAATATTGGTAAGAAAATTTAAAACAGCAATAGGGATAATGACTGAAACTGAACCAATGTCCTGCATGGCTAAATTCATCATGAAGAAGTATATGGGAGTGTGAAGGTGGTGGTCAAAGACAACAGCAGTGATGATGAGGAGGTTCCCAGTTACTGTCATTAAATAAAGTGTCAGGAATAAAGATAAGTAAATGATTTGTACCTCCCCAAGTTTTGAGAAATCCAAGAGAAGAAACACAGTTGTGTCATTATCCATTCCTAATTGTGCTACCCTTAAAGGAAAgaggggacgtggtggtgctCAGGGTttaaccactgagctgctgagctttccAATCGGTAGGTCAGCAGTACAAATCCACTTTACAGGGTGATCTCCCGtttctagtcccagctcctgccaacctagcaattcgaaaacatgcaaatgtgagtagactaaaaggtaccactttggcgggcaggtaacggcgtgccatgtagtcatgccggccatatgaccacagaagtgtctacggacaaaagccggctctttggctttgaaacggagatgaccaccaccccctagagtcggacacgactagacttaatgtgAAGTGAAACctaaaggaaaaaggaacagtTAATCTATTTCCTATTAAGGACAGTTTGGGGTCTTTTGAACAATAACTGACCAACCTTCAATGACCATTACATTAAACCTTGATCATCCAACATTCGGAGTAACCACACTGCATTTTGATCTGTCAATTatattacttattttaatttCAGTGTGGTAAGTCTCAGGCCTTAAGGCATTATTTTGTATCTTGGACTTGGAGATATTTGAGAATGCATTTTAGAATTTAAGGTATTTCCTTTGGTACTCATGCATAAAGTCTGACCAGATTCAAATGTTTTGGTTTAGTTGTTGAGTTGATGAGAGACAAATTGATTCAGATGAAAGCAGCCAAATTCAATCAAGTCCCTTCAGTTTGAAGTGATGGAGATACTAGAGCCACTTTGGAAAAGTCAAAGCTTTTTAATCattgaaattgaataaatgacTCAAGTCAATCTAGATAGTGACTTTGGCTTAGAAAGGGAATGAAAATGCTTTTGAAGAAAAAGTTCATACTGAATATTTACAATAAGTTTTTAAGgacatattaaaaatgaaaatgaggacATAAAAAGAAACAACCTGAACATAGATTAATGAAGATAAGGTAACCCTCGAAAACGCAGCTGATCCTTTGACTTTAACATCAGTGGATTTCACTCAGTCGAGACAGGAAAGCTTCAGCTGAGCAAGTAAAGAATGTTTGTACAGAAATGGGGTGGGGCCTGTGGAGGGGAAACAATAGCGAAAGGTCTTGTTTGTTGCTGGGgttagcaaacttttttttttactgaatagAAGCTGTTTTTGAAAGGTGGGAGTCAGAATGGAAAAATTAATCATGCAAATTCAATTGAAGTATGCTTTGTTTATAAGTGAtttgacacatacacacacacatatatacatatacatatatattttccatctttTGCAAGTGGTTTGCAGCGTTGGTGCTCCCTACTAGAAAACATTAGGAAATTGTGTTGCTATTCCACCATTCTTGTGTAAAAATTGATTTTAGAGTATGGTTTATAGATtcaatggaagaagaaacatATACCTAGTTCTCCAATCATGTTTGGAGATTGTGTGATTGATTATGTTTCATGAAGTCCATTCATATTCGCTCTTAGTAAAAATGCAGATAGATGTTTTCTAGGGTGATcgatccctaacctggtccttcaggtgtcagaggtaattgagtccatccatcctgttgctggtcattctcttcttctgcttccttccacTTTCTCCAGCACTATAGAATTCTTCAGAA includes:
- the LOC134496584 gene encoding olfactory receptor 14L1-like codes for the protein MDNDTTVFLLLDFSKLGEVQIIYLSLFLTLYLMTVTGNLLIITAVVFDHHLHTPIYFFMMNLAMQDIGSVSVIIPIAVLNFLTNIKYISYSGCVAQFLFFFFFLTCDVSLLTVMAYDRYIAICNPLRYEMIMNRKACTKMIGSAWTASFVNAILHTTATFTIPFCSNIINQFYCKVPYLLKIACPGLYGAEIGIVMFNSTLGIGCFVFVIVTYVQIFSAVLRIPSVQGRKKAFSTCLPHLIVFSLFMFTGCFAYLRPISDSPSYPDFIITIMYSIIPSMLNPLIYSIRNKKIKAAFSRFVGLRLCHFKEV